A stretch of DNA from Arachis hypogaea cultivar Tifrunner chromosome 19, arahy.Tifrunner.gnm2.J5K5, whole genome shotgun sequence:
taattttttataataaaaaaaaacacaaatcacATTCACattaatctaattttataaaagtacAATCATACTAACATGTATTTGCAAACGTTATTCCCAAATACACATGATATACTCCACTTCATTCTctcaatataataattttttgagtaaagtatcgtttttgtctccaacatttggggtaagtcccaaagttgtctctaacgtttcaatcgtcctatctaagtccctaacgtttcaaaattgactcaatgttgtcctgccgctAGGAATCCGTTAATAGAATTGACGGTGggataaaattgagacgattttgaaacgttagagaaAGGGAGAGGCTACGTTTTTTTATACTTAGTACCTACTTAAATTCAGGGACCTTTTTGacttataacaaaaattttagggGACCTATTTGACTTTAGAACGTCGAAATTTCGAAAACCAGGTAATAAAGGTGGGGACGAATATGTCCtctcaaaacggcgtcgtttggcGTTGTCCCAAAACGATGTTATTTTAGCCACATGTCCAAGGACTAATCTGTTCTGAACGTGACACGTGTTGCTTTACCTAACACGTCACACCTACAACCTCCACGTAGGAGAGAGAGTGTCGTGTTAATCGGTTCAATCTGGTTATATCTAGTAATATTAGGGATCCGAAACCTAGTTAATTTTTCTGGGAGACAAATCTATGGGACGCCAAAACTTTGGGGACCTATTTGAGGTATTACTCATTTTCTTTTATCCTTTCTGATTTATAAAtgtaatattttaattctttaaaAACTTTCTTAGTTATTACTTTTTCATCTTAAATACTTAGATAAATCCATCACAAATTATTCCAAAAACCTAGTTATATcctaaagataataataataataataataataataataataataataataataataataataataataataataataataaaagaattttttatctattagtaTTTAGTAGCACTCATCAATATGTGTAATAATGCCATCCATATCCAtattaaatttacaaaaataataatgccATCAAAATTTATTGGTTTTAATCTCACTTAGTCATTAACTCAATTTATTTAATCTAGTTTCTTAATCTAATAATCTAATAACGTATTTTATCCCATACTTTTAAACATTATTATAGCTAACTGATGAACAAAAACATTAAATTATAATAGTCGTCTAGTATTTTTCCTAAATTTGAGTTTGAAGACTAATAATAATGACCTGAAAATACTTCTTGTCCACATTcagatcattttttattttgcataAATATGCAGTAATAGCTCATTAAAAAATTGAGACTTGCTAATAAACGTGAGTCTTGAATAATAAATACACAGGAACAAAAAAGCATGCATGAACCAGCTTTCATTCTCAAGTCAGTGTGCTCAAAATCACCTTAAGTGGGTCTATATAAACCTCCCCTCACAAAAATCTTAAAACATATCTTAGACTCTCATCACTTTACTACAATGGAAACACCACCCACCATTAAATCACCAAAAAGTGAAGCTGTTACCCCTAAGTTGAGAGATATGTTGAACATTGATGTTGATACTAATAATATTGTTGCTCATCCTCCGAACTCAATAATTACCCTCGATGCACTTCGTAAATATTTTATGGTATCCTTTGACCTCAATCAACCTACTGCTAAACTTGATCAGGGTGAAAATGAAAACTTTATAGTAATAAATTAGTGTTGAATGGATACATGCTATATTTGGTTTTTACAATTATTATTCGAGTGATACTATACATATAAgtatttttgtaattaagtctaAATAAGTTGGCACAAGTCTAGAAAAAAAATTGCATGGGTCACACATTTGTATAGTACAAAAAATTTTGTTGCAAATATATTATGTTGGTTTCGTGAGTCATTGTCCTAAGTATGTAGTCGTTCAAAAATTTCTATGTTGTGCATCAAATTTACGTGTTATGCATATTTTGTTGGTTAAATATCAATATTCTAGACacatgatttttcaaaaatttacacAAAAATTTAGGCATtgtgtaccaaattttttatgttgtgcaccttaatttttatgttttgcatatTTTGTTGGTTGAATGTCAATATTATGGGCATACGGTTCTTTAAATAACTCTGTATTATGCACTAAATTTCTGTGTTGTGTATATTTTGTTGGTTAGACTTTAATGTTTTGGAGatataattctttaaaaatttagtaGTTTATTGGACAtataaaaaaagaggaaaaaaaaacgcATGCATGtgacttggttgaaaaatagTTTAGCCAGCTAGCTTTATTgttattcttttcatttttgtaCGATAAGCACTGCTTCTAGCTTCCTTCATTTGATGCTCTTGTTTGATTCCTTCCTTAGCTTCACATCTTTCATTTGTAAATAAAGGTTGGTCAACTAGCTCCAATGGCTCACCCAATTTATTAGGTGCACCATCTGCCTTAATAATCGAAGAGTTAGCAACATTGAAAGAGTTAGATTTCTGAGCTATGCTCGTAGATCTTGTTATTCGACGAGAGAAATTAAGCTTGTCACTTGTTTGAGTCTGACGGTAACTTCTTACTTCTTTGGTGGAACAACCTTGAATGTTGGAATTAAAATCCTTGATTAATTCTGGCTCCTCACTACTGTCTGCCTGTACTATTGGAAATCCAGAACCTGTAACTGTCCCAGCACAGATGCTAGCATTGTTATCATCTCCTGACCTGCGTTTGGGTGGTTGAGCACTGGTACGTAGCTCGAGAGCCCTCTGCCTTGATTTAGATCTTTGTAACTTTGCCAGTGACAAAGCTGGGTCAACGTAACTATCTGAAACTCTTGGTTCCATTTGATTCTGAGGAGATATAGCACCAGAATCCAGTTCGGCAGGACCACTTGAGGCACATCCATCATTGTTGACAGAGCAATCTAGCAAATTTGAAAGCCTGTCTCCTTTGTTATAGTCTTCTCTCGGAGCATGGATTTCATTCTGTAAACCACTCTGATACAGAGCAGCCTCTGATACGACACCGAGATTGCTATATAGACTGTAACGATGACTAGAGAAAGGAACCCCAAACGGTGGCTGAGAAAATAGAACTTCAGAGACAAGATCATCCTTGTTCAAATCTGCAAGGGgaaaaaatatctaataaatcaGGAACAAAATTCCTAAAAGAAAATTAGCTAAGTGAGAACTGAGAGAAGttgtgttttaaaataaaaaacgaagTAAACCTACTAAGTGAAGTAAGTGGGAACATCTATAGTTTTAAGGAGAGGGAACTACCATTGGAGACAGCAAATTGCAGTTTGTAACAGCATATCACTTATTAGAACTAAGTGAATCCACTGAACGAGTTCAGAACTTAACAACAAAACATTTAAACAAACACAAGGTGTGCTAAAAGGGGAAACAGAGTAAAATCTAGAATAGCAAGATAAATGGCAAGTGCACGAAGAAGGAGTGATAGGCACCTTTGGGAAGTGAGTAGTTGGAGAGCCAGGGAGGAGGGGGAATTCCGTGGAGGATGAGGTTGGGGTAAAGGTGGTGCTCCCACGCAAGGTACTGCTGACGAGCCTGCTCGATTATCCACCTCTTCCTCTCGAAGATCTGCGCCACTTGCTTCTCCTTCGCCGACATTCTTCAAACCTTCCTTCCTCCTTCGCAATTCACAATTCAATTTCACACACTTCACACTTCACCCTCCATTTCATTTCTTCGATCTTCGTTCATCcatccagagagagagagagaaagagagagagagattcgtTTCAGATTTGGATGGACGGCGGAGATGTGTGGGGGGTGGGTTTGGTGTTGGCGCTTCTCCGAATTCAAATTTGGCGAAAAGCGACTTTCGTTCTGCTTGTTTAGGATCGAGTTGGATTTACccgttttttattatttgatggaCTCGGGTCAACCGGCAACTGGAAATCATAACATTTTTGGTCTCCATGGGGACTACAAAGAAAGCGTTTTTTTTTTGtccatataatattttagttaacTCTAAACATTTTTAACTTAAGAAagacttaattataaataaaaataatgtattaaaaaatataaaaatttaattaaaaatttggtaaaattataaaaattaatagaataattaaactttttctttttatttgaggtTTGTcgttctttttaaaaatatcctaacataattaatttgattagtagAATTGTTAgtccactcatctaattaaatagATGTCAACAGTTTAAATTTCTGCAACAATTTATGATGGATTAATTCTTAACGTATTAGATTATATAAtcgtgtaaaaaattaaaaaaacactcTTAACATTTAATTATGTTCTTAATGttttttacttatttaattttatttttaatattttttatttgtatcaaaattatctctaaaaaattctaattttgcCCTTACTGTTTTAGATAGAATAAAGTCAAATGGTAGTTTACAAAATTGAATACGTTAGGACaaacttaaataaaattaaatgttataaatattttttaaaaaaatcacaaatattaaggacaaaaatatattttatcagaagaaaaataattatattattgtaCAAGAGACCCGATCTCCGGGCCCTTCTTCGAAACGATTAtgtatatgtaaaaaaaaaatcaatcatttatataaaatataaaatatatattaaaaatacttaaacaacacatatatttataaataaatatatgataatttagtgataattttttttttgtgtgtacataacattcttaatatatatatatagactgtAACGTGCTTTTATGAATTTAAACCCATAATTATTGattataaaataacaaattttaccgtccaaaaaatgaaaaaagatcttagTGCCTTAAATACTTTGGTTAGACATTAAAATATCAGtgcacattttttttctttagataTAATTTagtgcatttttttttaaatataatttttttttatttcaatcatgttttatatatatactaaataatcAGTCACTCCATATAGAATTATGTATTTAACTCTCATAAACTTTTTATTATACTATTGTATATAAATTTGATTACTCATCTattatatatttgattattttgttagTTGGTTATTTAAAAATGTTATAAATCAGTATGCATGATAAATCTAAATTTGATACATTgtcattataaaataattttatacatatatttaattacatattataatatcaataaaaataatggttaagtacgattttagtcTCTAAGGtaggggttgaaaatttttttcatctctaacttttttttttttgcaaaataatCCTAaaggtttaacttaattttaaaatcgtcatttttactaaatttttaatttttattccgaAAAtactcttaattaaaaaaaaaaaaagaaaactgatTAAAGGGGAAGGAGGGGATCACACTTCGTGGGGGTCAGAGAAGGAAAGGTGGAAAAGGAAGAGAAAGCGCCGCTACTCTTCGTCGCCGCTGTTATAACTCATTGGTATAAGGTAGATTGTCGTATACTTGAAATATTCttgttttcatatatatatatatatatatacacacaaaataattttggtatttctaaaatttaaatgtaAGGCcacttaattaaataataatactatatacatactaaaaattaattataaaattagttattatatatttgtatataagtatatatattaatttattttttatatttatattttaaaaaatattttatacgaaTGACTGATTTGGTAGtcgtttttttttatatatctaataaGATTGTTAATAAAACAGTAGATAAAATAGTGGCGAATTAAAATTctctttgatatattttttaagattCTTTTTGACTTGTCGTTGGTCATCTCTCAAAGTACACTAAGATTATTTCAATAGAGTCActcacataaaaatatttaaaatatttttttaaaaatattttttaataattaaaatttaatatatataactaattaaattgtgttatttttattaaaattagatcggACAAATCAATTtagccaaaaaattaataaattaaattttaaattagtctaaattaatatttttttataaaaaataactataatattcttattataaaaaataactaaaatactcatatatatatattaaaaactcTAAATCATAATCTTATGACCATAAAGAAGAAAATGattaaaatttaggattctcaaaattaatatatataataggagtattttaattattttatataataggagtattgtagttattttctataaaaaataatattaatttagacaaatttaaaatttaattcatcattttttcggtcaaattaatttatctgacctaattttgataaaaataatacagtttaattaattatatgtgttaaattttaattattaaaaaatatctttaaaaaaagacgttttggACGTCTTTATCTAAATGACTCCTTTATTTCAAATGAATACTTAtgttttgataatatttaattaactcAATGTAGATTAAATTTTGCTCTAAACTCATTTTTGGTGGAAGCAACCATTTTTTACTCTTCCATCCTTGAGAATTACCCTAAAATAATAATACCATGTTAATTATCTATTTTAACATTTAATATTAAAGAATGATATATTAGTCTCAAccattcatcacttcttttttttaataattttatatttcaatgtaattttagataatattattattcaaaaaacatttagttttttataataaaaaaaacacaaatcacATTCACATTAATCtacttttaatcaaaattaattttataaaagtacAATCATACTAACATGTATTTGCAAACGTTATTCTCAAATACACATGATATACTCCACTTCATTCTCTCAATATAATAATCTTTTCATTAtagatttatctttattttattattataattactaCAACACATAAAACGTGTGATGCCGTTACATTTTTGTGTCAATTTTCTTGTAGTACTTCAAATAGGTCCCAAAAATTTGGCATTTaacagatttattttttttaaaaattaattaagtcTTGGGTCtttaaaattattagatatataCCATATAGGTGTCAAACTAGATTAAACCGGTTAACACGACATTCTCTCCCCTACGTGGAGGTTGTAGGTGTGATGTGTCAGGTAAAGCAACAGGTGTCGCGCTTAGGACAGATTAGTCTTTGGACACGTGACTAAAATGACGTCGTTTTAGAACAAATGCCAAACGACACCGTTTTGAGAGGACAGATTCGTCCCCACATTTGTTCCCTGGTTTTCAAAACTTCGATGTTCTAAAGTAAAATAGGTCtcctaaaatttttgttataagtCAAAAAAGTCCttgaatttatagtatatatgTCAAATTGGTCTCCTCGAATTAAGCAACTAGAACCATAATTAGAATCAAATTATGATGAAATTATCCAAAGTATGTCAAAATATGCAATCCCAAGCACATGAAATGACATATctcaaatataattatagtaaaaaaattagaattcgtCAATATCCTCATTTAGCATTTTGTTCTTTTGCAAAACTTTGATCTCTTTTTACGTTCATTAATTGGGTGAATACTAGATTCTAAGTTAGCAGAAGTGGGATCATACTAATATATTGCCTTGTGGTCATAGTAACCCAAGTCCAAATATTtctatagttaaaaaaaaaaaaacagatcaaGTCAATGTCTATCAGAGAAATTTTTTTACTTCTCCATTAATGTACACAGGTACCCATTTGttgtttttgacaaaattttCACCACAGTGAAATACAGGTACTATGTCTTTACTCATCtaaataccaaaaaataaaattctgtCACAAGTTAACCAAGCAACCAACCCAATACAACAACATcataatagaataaaaatttcaaatacctacattatttttgttattatcaaATATCAATCCGTAACCACTTTACAACTCTCACTTAAGCTACACCTACAACAAACTGACTTTGATCTACCCTAAATATACATCACATGCACGTTCATCATTCTTCACTCTTTACTGCCAATTTAATACAGCAAAAACTAACTTAACTTATCTCAAACAATGGTGATATGCACGACACACCACCACCAAACAGTCACACATTGTCAAAGCACCATTACAAATTTGGATAAACGTTAATGGGGCTGAAGAATATGAAGGGTTAGGTCATAAAATCTAGCTGAGTGTTTGAGATACTTGTAATTTTACAAAGAGAAAGGGAGAGGATACGTTTTTTTATACAAGGTACCAACTTAAATTCAGGGACCTTTTTTACTTATAACAAAAATTTCAGGGGACCTATTTGATTTTAGAACGTCAAAATTTCGAGAACTAAGTAACAAAGGTGGGGACGAATCTGTCCTCTCAAAACGGCATCGTTTGGCATTATCccaaaatgacgtcgttttaGCCACGTGTCTAGGGACTAATCTGTCCTGAGCGTGACACGTGTTGCTTTACCTGACACGTCACACCTACAACCTCCACGTAGGAGAGAGAGTGTCGTGTTAACCGGTTCAACCTGGCTTGGAGACCTATAGGGCATATATCTAGTAATATTAGAGGTCCGGAACCTAGTTAATTTTTTTGAAGAATAAATCTGTCGGATCGCCAAATCTTTGGAGACCTATTTGAGATATTACTCACTTTCTTTTATCCTTTCCGATTTATAAAtgtaatattttaattctttaaaatcttttttagtaatttcttttttatcttaAAGACTTAGATAAATCCATCACAAATTCTTCCAAAAACCAAGTTATATcctaaagataataataataataataataataataataataataataataataataataataataataataataataataaaagaattttttatcGATTAGTATTTAGTAGCACTCATCAATATGTGTAATAATACCATCCATATCCAtattaaatttacaaaaataataatgccatcaaaatttattgattttaatctcATTTAGTCATTAACTcaatttatttaatctaattttttagtctagtaatctaataatatattttatttcattctttTAAACATTATAGCTAACTGATGAACAAAAACATTAAATTATATGATAGTCTCCTAGTATTTCTCCTAAATTTGAGGTTGAAGACTAATAATAATGACCTGAAAATACTTCTTGTCCACATTcagattatttttaattttgcatAAATATGCAGTAATGGCTCATTAAAAAATTGAGACTTGCTAATAAACGTGAGTCTTGAATAATGAATACACAGGGACAAGAAAGCATGCATGAACCAGCTTTCATTCTCAAGTCAGTGTGCTCAAAACCACCTTAAGTGGGTTTATATAAACCTCCCCTCACAAAAATCTTAAAACATATCTTAGACTCTCGTCACTTTACTACAATGGAAACACCACCCACCATTAAATCACCAAAAAGTGAAGCTGTTACCCCTAAGTTGAGAGATATGCTGAACATTGATGTTGATACTAATAATGTTGTTGCTCATCCTCCGAACTCAATAATTACCCTCGATGTACTTCGTAAATATTTTATGGTATCCTTTGACCTCAATCAACCTGTTGCTAAACTTGATCAGGGTGAAAATGAAAACTTTATGGTAATAAATTAGTGTTGAATGGATACATGCTATATTTGGTTTTTACAATTATTATTTAGGTGATACTATACATATAAgtatttttgtaattaagtctaAATAAGTTGGCACAAGTCTAGAAAAAAAATTGCATGCGTCACACATTTGTATAGTACAAAAAATTTTGCGGAATGTATTTTGTTGGTTTCGTGAGTCATTGTCCTAGGTATGTAGTCGTTCAAAAATTTCTATGTTGTGCATCAAATTTATGTGTTATTCATATTTTGTTGGTTAAATATCAATATTCTAGACacatgatttttcaaaaatttacacAAAAATTTAGGCATTgttaccaaaatttttatgttgtgCACCTTAATTTTTATGCTTTGCATATTTTGTTGGTTGAATATCAATATTATGGGCATACGGTTCTTTAAAAAACTCCGTATTGTGCACTAAATTTATGTGTTGTATATATTTTGTTGGTTAGATTTTAATGTTTTGGAGatataattctttaaaaatttagtaGTTTACTCGACATAtaaaaaaagagggaaaaaaaatgCATGCATGtgacttggttgaaaaatagTTTAGCCAGCTAGCTTTATTGTTATTCTTTGCCTTTTTCATTGATTGATTGTATCTTTGAAGGTTGTTGAATCATCAGCTGCTAagggaacagaaaagaaaagcagCAGCATGAAGTTCATGAAGAAGAAAGCAATGATGAGAAATATGAGGATATCATCAAGTTCTGAGAATGCTGAAATGGAAAATGATGAAGATGTGGATTCATTGATTGTGATGGGATGCACTGATTGTTACATCTATGTGATGGTATCCAAATCCAACCCTAAATGCCCAAGATGCCAGAATCCCAACCTGTTGGATGTGCTTGAAGTGATGAACTTTCCTAAGACTGCTAAGCCTAATAAGAGAATGAGGATCAGTCAAATTTAATTTGGCATCTCTCAAATATATCTCTCTCTTAAAGTTTGTTAATTAAGAGGCTTGTTCTTATTATGTCTTTTTAATTACAACCTTTTTGGCTTATGGTCTTGACCGAGTCGTGGTCTGTTATGCagaataaaattgaattatgctgattcaataataagaataattttacaataataattTTCAGTATGCAGTATTCATAATACTTTAACtaaatttacaataataatatcaACCACTTATTTAAGGATTAAAATATTTCATACAtaacagtgaaaaaaaaaataagattataGTTGAAAGGTATCCAATTTAATCACCCAACAGATATT
This window harbors:
- the LOC112779766 gene encoding uncharacterized protein, whose translation is MSAKEKQVAQIFERKRWIIEQARQQYLAWEHHLYPNLILHGIPPPPWLSNYSLPKDLNKDDLVSEVLFSQPPFGVPFSSHRYSLYSNLGVVSEAALYQSGLQNEIHAPREDYNKGDRLSNLLDCSVNNDGCASSGPAELDSGAISPQNQMEPRVSDSYVDPALSLAKLQRSKSRQRALELRTSAQPPKRRSGDDNNASICAGTVTGSGFPIVQADSSEEPELIKDFNSNIQGCSTKEVRSYRQTQTSDKLNFSRRITRSTSIAQKSNSFNVANSSIIKADGAPNKLGEPLELVDQPLFTNERCEAKEGIKQEHQMKEARSSAYRTKMKRITIKLAG
- the LOC112777296 gene encoding uncharacterized protein isoform X1 translates to METPPTIKSPKSEAVTPKLRDMLNIDVDTNNVVAHPPNSIITLDVLRKYFMVSFDLNQPVAKLDQGENENFMVVESSAAKGTEKKSSSMKFMKKKAMMRNMRISSSSENAEMENDEDVDSLIVMGCTDCYIYVMVSKSNPKCPRCQNPNLLDVLEVMNFPKTAKPNKRMRISQI
- the LOC112777296 gene encoding uncharacterized protein isoform X2; its protein translation is METPPTIKSPKSEAVTPKLRDMLNIDVDTNNVVAHPPNSIITLDVLRKYFMVVESSAAKGTEKKSSSMKFMKKKAMMRNMRISSSSENAEMENDEDVDSLIVMGCTDCYIYVMVSKSNPKCPRCQNPNLLDVLEVMNFPKTAKPNKRMRISQI